The sequence CTCGATAAGACTCGAAGAAAATGAACGAGGTATAACAATCCACATTTTGGACGATATATTGTTTCCATCGGGCCAGGCGACTTTGGACGAAAGCTCCAAGTTGGTTTTGCAGAGATTGGCGCGTGTAATAAGAGCTTTGCCTAACGACATAAGAATTGAAGGTCATACAGATAACGTGCCGATCAATACGGTTCGTTATCCATCCAATTGGCACCTGTCGGTCGACAGGGCGCTGAGCACGGCGTATTATTTGATAAAGGAAGAAGGCATAAAGCCCGATAAAGTTTCGATCGTGGGCTATTCCGAATATAAACCGATAGCCTCGAATGATCTGCCCGAAACAAGGGCGTTAAACAGAAGAGTAGACATAGTAATATTAAAGTGAGAGGTTATGAAGCTTAAAACTAAACAATTCGGCGAAATCGAATTCTCCGACGACCTGATTCTTAATTTCAAAGAAGGTTTGGTCGGATTCGAAACTCTTCGTAAATTTATCCTGATTAAACCGGAGGATACTCTTTTTTATTGGTTAAACTCGGTTGAAAATCCGGATATCGCTTTCCCGCTTTTCGGTTTGAGATTAATCGACGAAGAGTATCCGCAGATTGAGAATCATGAAGCTTTTGGAATCGTTATTCTGAATCCTGACCCGTTGAAAATTACCGTCAATATGAAAGCTCCTGTATATATTAATCAGGACAATAAAACGGGATATCAGAAAATACTCGACGACGAAAAGTATTCACTCTATTACAATTTATTTACAGAGTAAGCCATGTTAATTTTATCAAGAAAAGTAAACGAAGAAATTAAAATCGGGCCAGACATAACGATTAAGATTCTCTCGATATCGGAGAATCACGTGAAAATCGGTATAACCGCGCCCGATTCGGTCGAAATTTACCGCGGGGAAATTTACGAAAAGGTCATTGAGATTTCGCGCGAAGCCTCTCAACAAAAGGGCGCCGAAAATGTCGATTTGTCGAAATATAAAATTAAAAAGGTTAACAAATGACCACATTTTTCGACAATAAGGTGCGAATTCTGGTGATTGACGATTCGGATATTATTCGTAATGTTATCAAAAATTTTCTCTCTGAATATAACATTGAAGTAGTTATGTCGAGCGACGGACTCGAAGGGATTCAAAAAGCCATCGAGTATAAACCGAAACTGATTTTTCTGGATATAATGATGCCTAACCTCGACGGTCTCAGAATGCTGAAGGTAATTAAAGTGCTTGACGATCTGAAGGACATTCCCGTAATTGTCATAAGCGGACATACGGATAAAAAGAACGTTCTTGAAGCGGTAAAATCGGGAGCGATAAATGTAATTTCGAAACCGTTGTCGAAATCGATTTTGATAAAGTCGATAAAAGAAGCGCTCGGCAACGACTTCTTTGCCAATTTGAGAAATCAAAAACTCCTGAGCAATGAAGAAAAAAAGAAATAAAGGAGACTATAAAAAAACTTTTTATTTCGAATCTGCCGTTAAAAATCGACGCCATTAAAGAAGCTCTTATTACCGAAAAACGGGAGCTGTTGAGAACGATAATCCATGAGCTGAAAGGGAGCAGCGGAACGGTCGGTTTTAGAAATCTTTCTCGCATTTGCGCTGAAATAGAAGAAAAAATTTCCGATAATAATAACGATTGGAGTACGATCGAAAATTCAATTGAAAACTTGTTGAACGAAATCGAAGTGCTCGAAATTCTAAATTCTAAATAAGGTGTTAATATGTTCGTTATTGTAGGTATTGCTGTTGTATTCGTATCAGTAGTTGTAGGCTTCCTGGTGGCAGGAGGCAATTTAGTTGTGCTTATTCAGATCTCCGAATTTATTACGATCGGGGGAGCGGCTATCGGAAGTATATTAATAGCTTCGCCTCCGGCTTTGTTAAAAAAAATAACCGCACAATTGCCTACAATATTTAAGGGTCATGCGGCTTCCAAAGAAGATTATATCGAAATGCTGAAAGCTTTCAGTATGCTTTTTCTTACCGCGCAGAGGGAAGGACTGCTGGCAATCGAAAAGCATATTGAACAGCCTGAAAAAAGCGAAATTCTCTCAAAAAGCAAACTTTTAATAGAAGACCCGGTTAAAAAAGATTTCTTTTGCGACACAATGAAAGTAATGCTGGCGGGTTCGGTGCCGCCGCATGAACTCGAGAATTTAATGGACGCCGAGATCGAAACGTACGAACTTGAAAACAAACCGGTTTCGGAAACGATTGGCCGCGTGGGCGATTCTTTGCCGGGGTTGGGTATAGTGGCGGCAGTGCTTGGAGTTATTATAACTATGGGATCTATTAGCGACGGACCTGAAGCTGTGGGAAAACACGTGGCGGCTGCGCTCGTAGGAACATTTTTAGGAGTGCTGCTATCATATGGTTTTGTAAATCCTATCGCTGCAAACTTACATCATGTTGTAGCAGATAAAGCCCAAGAAATGAAAATAATTAAAACATTTATTCTCGCTTATGCAAAAGGCAATCCGCCGTTTGTAGCCGCCGAAATGGCAAGGCGCACTATTTTTTCCGATCACAGACCGACATTCAGCGAACTTGAAAACGCTTTGAGAGGTAAGAAATAATGGCTGATGCTTCGAATAAAAGACCCACTCTGAAAAAGCAGGAAGAGCCTGCTCAGGAAGTATCCTACGACGAACAGCCTCCGATAATTAAAAAAATAAAAAAGGTCGACGGAGGACATCACGGCGGCGCGTGGAAAGTGGCATATGCCGATTTCGTTACCGCAATGATGGCTCTTTTTATTGTATTGTGGGTGCTCGGTCAAAGCGAGGAAGTTAAAGAAGCCGTAGCGGGCTATTTCAACGATCCTATTGGATTTTCTACCAAAGGGAAAGGCATTCTCGACGGCAGCTCGAGTTCTCTTATAGATGCAAAAATACAGGCTGAAATACAGAAAAAAGAATCCGAACGGCAGGAACTAGAAAAAATGGGAGAAAAATTAAAAGAGGAATTGACAAAAGAAACTGACCTGGAAGGACTGACAGACCAGGTAAAAATAGAAGTTGTTAAGGAAGGCTTGAGAATCGAATTAATCGACTCTGCCAACGACATCTTTTTTGAAGTCGGAACTGCGGATTTGAAACCAGAAGCCAAACGAATACTTAGTAAGATCGGCGCGGAGATTGCCAAGATGGATAATAAGATTATTATCGAAGGACACACGGACGCGCGCCAGTATAAAAATGACGGAACCGGATATACTAATTTCGAACTGAGCGCCGACAGAGCAAATTCGGCTAAACGAGCTCTCGTGGCGGCAGGCGTTTCCGAAAAACAAATCGACGAAATTAGCGGCTATGCCGATACACGCCTCAGAGACCCTGAAAATCCGTACAGTTCAATCAACAGAAGAATCAGTATTACTTTGAAATATTCGACGAATTAAATTGACTTCCGAAAAGAAAAAAATATTGATAATCGAAGACGACCAGCTCCTGCAGGATTTTTACAGAGTCTTATTCAATAAAATCGGATTCGAAACCGTAATTACCGAAGATACCGAGGAACTTTTTTCTCACCTGAACGGTAACAATGTAGCTTTGATAATAATGGACGTCAGTTTGAGAAATACGTATCTGGAAACCGAAAAAATCGACGGGGCCAAACTTTCGCGGTATATTAAAGAAAATTTTGTTAATTTAAACGTACCGATACTCCTGGTTACTGCATACTCCAATAGCAAAGAAGGCAACAGTTTGTTGATTGAAAGCAAAGCGGACGATTACGTTTTGAAACCGATTGTAAGTATAGATCTTTTTTTACAAAAAGTTAACAGGTTGATTTATGAAAGATAAAATCCTTGTAGTTGAAGACGAAAAAGATACCAGATTTATACTGGAAAAGTTACTAACGCGAAACAATTACGAAGTGGCAACTGCAATAAACGGAGAAGACGCTCTCGAAATTTTGAAAAATTTTAGTCCCAAAGTAATACTTGCCGACTGGACAATGCCGGTGCTCGACGGGCTTTCTTTATGCAATATTTTGAAGGCTGACGAAAAATTCAAATCGATCTACTTTATAATACTGACAGCCCGTTCGTCGTTGAAAGACCGTATAATGGGACTCGATATCGGAGCCGATGATTTTCTGGTTAAACCGGTTGAAAATCAGGAACTGCTTGCAAGAATCCGTTCGGGAATTCGAATTTATAACCTTCAAAACGAATTAAAAAACGCCGAACACAGCAAGGCTGTAGTCGACCTCGCGTGTACTATAGGCCATAAAATAAATAACCCGCTCAGCAGTTTAATGCTTTCTTTGAAATCCATCGAAAACGAACTTAATGACGATAGCAAGTCGAAATTGGCGGACGATTTGAAAGTAATGAAAGAATCGGTCGAAAGGATCAATAAGTTCGTTCAGCAATTAATATACCTCAAAAATCCCCAGGTAATCGACTATATCGACGAAAACCGAATGATTAAGACCGACTAATCTAAAGAATTTGCCTTTTCCTTCGATAATAATATCGGAGGAAAAGGTATGCTCGAAAGAATAGTCAATATCAGCCCAAATACCGATTATAAAAAATCCAACGGTAATCATAAATTTAACCGTAAAAATAATCCTTATGCCTTTTCGTCCATAACCAATAACGATTCGGTGTCGATTTCTCCTGCGACTGCTCTGTTGTCCAGCTACGGCTGGAAATTGAAGAATTTCAACAGCGGCGACGACAAAATAGAAATTTCATTCGAGTACGAAGATTTTTTGTTTGTCGCATCACTCGAATTAATCGAATTATCCAAATATCAACGCATAAATTATCGGGTAAGCAAAACGGTTAATAACTATTCCGCCGAAGTTACAATTACAATAGGCGTTTCAGCGCCGGTCGCCGAAGACAATCGAAAAAACGACTCCTCCCGTAAAATGGATAAACTGAAAGCCTTTTTCGAGCATATCAGGGAAGTAACTCTTTCAAAACCGAATTTCATAACAGATATTCTTACGCTCGATACTCTTTATGCGGATTATAAAAACGAACTTAAAGAAGAGTTTTTCTATTTAAACCATTGCCTTATGAAATTCCTGGAAACATATTTATCTAAAAAGATAGATATAACAAACATCGAAGGTGTCGAGCATGATTTCAAAATAAAAAGCATTCAGATAAAATAACTTATGCAGAATAAATACGCGGCGGAAGATAAAAATTACAGCCCGGCTGAAAATATGAATCTCTACAAGGAATTGCCGGGAAGCAGAGCAATAGTTATCGTTGACTCCGATTTGAATATATTGTATTGTAATTCGCTCTTCACCGATATATTTCATTTGAATGTTAACGACAGCCTCCACCGTTTAAATCCCACTTCGGAATTTCTGTTCCTCGTCAAAGGGTTCCTCGCCAAAAATTTCAGGAATTTGACATTCGACATTACGGTTAATAGCGATTACGACAACGGTTCCAATCCGTATAAAGTAGATATCGAGCGAATATTCGTAAAAGGCGAGCAATTTTTTCTAATAAATATCGACACTCAAAAAAATCGTAAGGAGATCGAATGGAAAATCGATTCTCTCCATACGGCTCTCGATCTGGGTAACGTTCCAATAATCATCGCGGGCGACAAGGGCAGTATAGTGTTTGCAACGCATTCGGTGGAGGATATCCTGGACAAAAGCATCGAAGAACTATTCTATCTGAATATAAAAGAACTCTTCAAAGAATTTATTACCGATGATTATGAATCGTTCGTACGGGCGGTCGACGCAAGAACGGGCTGGAAAAAAATCATATGTATGAATCGAAGCGGCAAAGAAGAATATTGGGATATTCATCTTCACCCGTTTACAGCCACTGACAACAGATACAGCGGTTTTATTATAAGCGCGCACGATTTAACGGAAATTGTTTATCAAAAACAGATTATAGAACAATCGGAAAGAAAGCAAAAGCTCATAATCAATAACATTTCGGATTTGCTTTTAATTACACGCAAGGAAAACAACGATTTCATTCTAGACAATGCAAACGACAACTTTTACAAACTGTTTGAACTGAATAAATCTGTTATACTGAATCAGAAACTTAAAGATATAATCCCGAAAGATTTATACGATAAGATAAAACAGTCGATTTCCGCAATAGAAAACGGCCCCCTTGAAATTTATGAATTCGGTTATAAATGCAGAAAGGACAGGCACTACAATTGCAAAGTAACTTACACGGATCTTGGCAGCAGGGAAAATAAAATATTCATAGTTACGCTCAAAGACGTTACCGAAGAGAAAAAGTACAGAGAACAGCTCGAAATCAGTTATTTGAAAGAGGTTCAATTAAATAAGATGAAGTCGAGCTTTTTGGCGAATATCTCCCACGAAATC comes from Melioribacter roseus P3M-2 and encodes:
- a CDS encoding OmpA/MotB family protein, producing MGLFIILYAMSNIDTAKYKNVAAAMGSIFGSSANLSLLQEGKVIPSPKEKLADQLSRLIETYNYGSSIRLEENERGITIHILDDILFPSGQATLDESSKLVLQRLARVIRALPNDIRIEGHTDNVPINTVRYPSNWHLSVDRALSTAYYLIKEEGIKPDKVSIVGYSEYKPIASNDLPETRALNRRVDIVILK
- the fliW gene encoding flagellar assembly protein FliW, whose amino-acid sequence is MKLKTKQFGEIEFSDDLILNFKEGLVGFETLRKFILIKPEDTLFYWLNSVENPDIAFPLFGLRLIDEEYPQIENHEAFGIVILNPDPLKITVNMKAPVYINQDNKTGYQKILDDEKYSLYYNLFTE
- the csrA gene encoding carbon storage regulator CsrA yields the protein MLILSRKVNEEIKIGPDITIKILSISENHVKIGITAPDSVEIYRGEIYEKVIEISREASQQKGAENVDLSKYKIKKVNK
- a CDS encoding response regulator produces the protein MTTFFDNKVRILVIDDSDIIRNVIKNFLSEYNIEVVMSSDGLEGIQKAIEYKPKLIFLDIMMPNLDGLRMLKVIKVLDDLKDIPVIVISGHTDKKNVLEAVKSGAINVISKPLSKSILIKSIKEALGNDFFANLRNQKLLSNEEKKK
- a CDS encoding Hpt domain-containing protein; protein product: MSNLPLKIDAIKEALITEKRELLRTIIHELKGSSGTVGFRNLSRICAEIEEKISDNNNDWSTIENSIENLLNEIEVLEILNSK
- the motA gene encoding flagellar motor stator protein MotA, producing MFVIVGIAVVFVSVVVGFLVAGGNLVVLIQISEFITIGGAAIGSILIASPPALLKKITAQLPTIFKGHAASKEDYIEMLKAFSMLFLTAQREGLLAIEKHIEQPEKSEILSKSKLLIEDPVKKDFFCDTMKVMLAGSVPPHELENLMDAEIETYELENKPVSETIGRVGDSLPGLGIVAAVLGVIITMGSISDGPEAVGKHVAAALVGTFLGVLLSYGFVNPIAANLHHVVADKAQEMKIIKTFILAYAKGNPPFVAAEMARRTIFSDHRPTFSELENALRGKK
- a CDS encoding OmpA family protein; the encoded protein is MADASNKRPTLKKQEEPAQEVSYDEQPPIIKKIKKVDGGHHGGAWKVAYADFVTAMMALFIVLWVLGQSEEVKEAVAGYFNDPIGFSTKGKGILDGSSSSLIDAKIQAEIQKKESERQELEKMGEKLKEELTKETDLEGLTDQVKIEVVKEGLRIELIDSANDIFFEVGTADLKPEAKRILSKIGAEIAKMDNKIIIEGHTDARQYKNDGTGYTNFELSADRANSAKRALVAAGVSEKQIDEISGYADTRLRDPENPYSSINRRISITLKYSTN
- a CDS encoding response regulator, whose protein sequence is MTSEKKKILIIEDDQLLQDFYRVLFNKIGFETVITEDTEELFSHLNGNNVALIIMDVSLRNTYLETEKIDGAKLSRYIKENFVNLNVPILLVTAYSNSKEGNSLLIESKADDYVLKPIVSIDLFLQKVNRLIYER
- a CDS encoding response regulator, which codes for MKDKILVVEDEKDTRFILEKLLTRNNYEVATAINGEDALEILKNFSPKVILADWTMPVLDGLSLCNILKADEKFKSIYFIILTARSSLKDRIMGLDIGADDFLVKPVENQELLARIRSGIRIYNLQNELKNAEHSKAVVDLACTIGHKINNPLSSLMLSLKSIENELNDDSKSKLADDLKVMKESVERINKFVQQLIYLKNPQVIDYIDENRMIKTD
- a CDS encoding PAS domain-containing sensor histidine kinase, with protein sequence MQNKYAAEDKNYSPAENMNLYKELPGSRAIVIVDSDLNILYCNSLFTDIFHLNVNDSLHRLNPTSEFLFLVKGFLAKNFRNLTFDITVNSDYDNGSNPYKVDIERIFVKGEQFFLINIDTQKNRKEIEWKIDSLHTALDLGNVPIIIAGDKGSIVFATHSVEDILDKSIEELFYLNIKELFKEFITDDYESFVRAVDARTGWKKIICMNRSGKEEYWDIHLHPFTATDNRYSGFIISAHDLTEIVYQKQIIEQSERKQKLIINNISDLLLITRKENNDFILDNANDNFYKLFELNKSVILNQKLKDIIPKDLYDKIKQSISAIENGPLEIYEFGYKCRKDRHYNCKVTYTDLGSRENKIFIVTLKDVTEEKKYREQLEISYLKEVQLNKMKSSFLANISHEIRTPFNGILGYSEILNDCLEAKDYVAVKEITEQMKDVLGRVLELFTNIVDLSQIEAGEVEIEYVILNCNQIIKHVYDKKYKEAEKKGLEFRLGLSDNEAMIEVDWVKLEKIIELLVDNAIKYTHKGYVYLGSQIEGNNIKIIIEDSGIGMNPEDIERLLSPFSQEVEGYTRPYEGLGLGLTIAHKLTKLMNGNFEINSEKNKGTQIVLTFNYKDYGME